A part of Helicobacter ibis genomic DNA contains:
- a CDS encoding 3-hydroxyacyl-ACP dehydratase FabZ family protein, producing MEILRNLNPIEIQKYQANRYPWFFLDIIEEIKPGEYAKGYKNFTYNEWFFPPHFEDNPIVPGFILTESLVQVFIMTFLTLNGNKGAIATDLSSSSSSFHIEVKPGDRLDIESKLFSYKRGIAKGESIGYIKDKVAVKANFIVCIPSILNKFKPRV from the coding sequence ATGGAGATATTAAGAAACTTAAACCCAATTGAGATTCAAAAATATCAAGCAAACCGCTATCCATGGTTTTTCTTAGACATTATAGAAGAGATAAAGCCCGGAGAATATGCTAAAGGTTACAAGAACTTCACATATAATGAGTGGTTTTTCCCACCTCATTTTGAGGATAATCCAATAGTTCCGGGATTTATCTTAACTGAATCTTTGGTTCAAGTATTTATTATGACTTTCCTAACACTAAATGGAAACAAAGGTGCAATAGCAACAGACCTTAGTAGTAGTAGTAGTAGTTTTCACATAGAAGTAAAACCCGGAGATAGATTAGATATAGAATCAAAACTATTTTCATACAAAAGAGGCATAGCAAAGGGAGAGAGCATAGGATACATCAAGGATAAAGTAGCAGTAAAAGCAAACTTTATAGTTTGTATACCAAGTATATTAAATAAATTTAAACCAAGAGTGTAA
- the truB gene encoding pseudouridine synthase family protein (catalyzes isomerization of specific uridines in RNA to pseudouridine; responsible for residues in T loops of many tRNAs) yields MNKIFVAYKPIFVSSNSYLSKLKKRDRVTKAGFSGTLDPFACGALLVAYGKYTRLFQYINKTPKVYRATLFLGLESDSLDIENIKNIHEVIKFDESFLKDLLQGFIGKVEFIPPKYSAKKINGVNAYKLAREGHDVTLKKAVMEVFFIKFLNYSHPFLSFEVGVSEGGYIRSLGELIANRLGSFGSLSYLERISEGTLSYEGEKPLNPLEILNMDIVNINSNLTEKIQNGKKLSIDEVGYFKDCEFILKSDEFFSIVRGENGMVEYLVNNIPI; encoded by the coding sequence TTGAATAAAATATTTGTAGCATATAAGCCTATTTTTGTGTCATCAAACTCTTATTTATCAAAGTTGAAAAAACGAGATAGAGTAACCAAGGCTGGTTTTAGTGGGACATTAGATCCATTTGCTTGTGGAGCATTACTCGTAGCATATGGTAAATATACTAGATTATTTCAGTATATAAATAAAACTCCAAAAGTATATAGAGCTACTTTGTTTCTTGGCTTAGAGAGCGATTCGCTTGATATTGAAAATATAAAAAATATCCATGAAGTTATAAAATTTGATGAATCTTTTTTGAAGGATTTATTGCAAGGATTCATAGGTAAAGTAGAGTTTATACCTCCAAAATATAGTGCAAAGAAAATAAATGGAGTAAATGCCTATAAACTTGCAAGAGAGGGGCATGATGTCACTTTAAAGAAAGCAGTCATGGAAGTATTTTTTATAAAATTTCTAAATTATTCTCACCCATTTTTGAGCTTTGAAGTTGGAGTTAGCGAGGGAGGATATATCCGCTCTTTAGGAGAATTAATAGCAAATAGACTTGGAAGTTTTGGCTCTCTTAGTTATTTAGAGAGGATTAGTGAGGGGACATTAAGCTATGAAGGAGAAAAGCCATTAAATCCGCTAGAGATTCTAAATATGGATATTGTGAATATTAATTCTAATCTAACAGAAAAAATACAAAATGGAAAAAAGTTAAGCATAGATGAGGTTGGATATTTTAAAGATTGCGAATTTATATTAAAGAGTGATGAGTTTTTTTCTATCGTTCGCGGTGAGAATGGTATGGTGGAATATCTTGTAAATAATATCCCTATATGA
- a CDS encoding N-acetylneuraminate synthase family protein: MQNILKHKPYIIAEVNSSHFGDINTALLMIKTLKDIGANCVKFQSFSAESLYSKSYYLKNPIQKRIIDKFSISKNDFIKLREHAKELNIDFSSTPYSKEEVDFLLSLQVPFIKIASQEIDNLNFLEYIAKSGANIIISSGMANIEEIQTALETILKHNKNVILLHCTSIYPTPNNLANLNNITMLKEKFKINIGYSDHTQGYKAASLAVALGACVIEKHFSLDNTKMGMDNNMATNKDDFREMIEQIKDTIKILGAKERILSNEELAYKQKMQRNIIANKNLSKGDVITKDDLDFKRAGEGLSIKDKDKLIGKKLKNDIQQDCIITYEDLQ; the protein is encoded by the coding sequence ATGCAAAATATACTAAAACATAAACCATACATAATAGCAGAGGTAAATTCTAGTCATTTTGGCGATATAAATACAGCACTTTTGATGATAAAAACGCTAAAAGATATAGGGGCAAACTGCGTTAAATTCCAAAGCTTTAGTGCAGAATCTCTATACTCAAAAAGTTATTATTTAAAAAATCCAATACAAAAGAGGATAATAGATAAGTTTTCAATAAGCAAAAATGATTTTATAAAATTAAGAGAGCATGCAAAAGAGCTAAACATTGACTTTTCCTCCACTCCATATTCTAAAGAAGAAGTTGATTTTCTTTTATCTTTACAAGTGCCATTTATAAAAATCGCCTCTCAAGAAATAGATAATTTAAACTTTTTAGAATACATAGCAAAAAGTGGAGCAAATATAATAATCTCAAGCGGAATGGCAAATATAGAAGAAATACAAACTGCACTTGAAACCATACTAAAACACAATAAAAATGTAATCTTACTTCACTGCACTTCAATATATCCCACGCCAAACAATCTAGCAAACCTAAATAATATCACAATGCTAAAAGAAAAATTTAAAATAAACATAGGCTACTCTGACCATACACAAGGATATAAAGCAGCCTCTTTGGCCGTGGCACTTGGAGCATGTGTGATAGAAAAACACTTCTCTTTAGATAACACAAAAATGGGTATGGATAATAATATGGCTACAAATAAAGATGACTTTAGAGAAATGATAGAACAAATAAAAGATACAATTAAGATTCTAGGAGCAAAAGAGAGAATCTTAAGCAATGAGGAACTAGCCTATAAGCAAAAAATGCAACGAAATATAATAGCAAACAAGAATCTAAGCAAAGGAGATGTAATCACAAAAGATGATTTAGACTTTAAGAGAGCTGGAGAAGGACTTAGTATAAAAGATAAAGATAAGCTAATAGGCAAGAAATTAAAAAATGATATACAACAAGATTGTATAATAACCTATGAAGACTTACAATGA
- a CDS encoding AMP-binding protein, whose amino-acid sequence MIIQNTNNIVLIQKNKKLSYKELLTISNEIYAKINKRALIGIVSYNAIPCICAYVASFNNNCVSIMLPNNQKSIQKYTELFNVEYLFIKSEDNFLDSEVIFELDGFVLLKLRDTKLIADNNLALLLSTSGSTGDSKFVRLSYENILTNTNAICKSLKLTNNHKTISTLPLNYSFGLSIINTFLHSQASIVLSESSIFNKDFWDLFLEYEVNCIFGVPYTFSMLDKLKATKHFTKVTLLAQAGGKMDNKLLAKYANYAKENNKDFYVMYGQTEASPRISYLNPKFSLSKIGSIGKALDKINMYLIDENNNKINTSNTEGELCIEAKSVALGYASSYEDLQKGDVFNGVLKTGDIAKYDEDGFFFVVGRKSRFLKVFGNRVSLDSIEDILRSNFCGEFLAHGRDDLITILSTNKDIQSIKNLLSNETKLNKSAFKVQYIQEIPKNQNGKPILKIEQ is encoded by the coding sequence ATGATAATACAAAATACAAACAATATAGTCCTAATACAAAAAAATAAAAAACTAAGCTATAAAGAACTATTAACAATAAGCAATGAAATATACGCAAAAATAAACAAAAGAGCACTAATAGGAATAGTATCTTACAATGCTATACCATGCATATGTGCTTATGTTGCCTCTTTTAATAATAATTGTGTATCTATAATGCTCCCAAACAATCAAAAAAGCATACAAAAATACACAGAGTTATTTAATGTTGAATATTTGTTTATAAAAAGTGAAGATAATTTTTTAGATAGCGAAGTTATTTTTGAGCTTGATGGCTTTGTATTATTAAAGCTAAGAGATACAAAATTAATAGCAGATAATAATTTAGCATTGCTTCTTAGCACGTCTGGCAGCACTGGAGATTCTAAGTTTGTGCGTTTAAGCTATGAAAATATACTAACTAATACAAATGCCATATGCAAATCACTAAAACTAACTAACAATCACAAGACAATAAGCACTCTACCGCTTAATTATTCTTTTGGGCTATCAATTATAAATACATTTTTGCACTCACAAGCTAGTATTGTCTTAAGCGAATCTAGCATATTCAACAAAGACTTTTGGGATTTATTTTTAGAATATGAAGTTAATTGTATCTTTGGAGTTCCATATACTTTTAGTATGCTAGATAAACTAAAAGCAACCAAGCACTTTACAAAAGTAACACTACTAGCTCAAGCTGGAGGCAAAATGGACAATAAACTTCTAGCAAAATATGCAAACTACGCAAAAGAAAATAATAAAGACTTCTATGTAATGTATGGTCAAACAGAAGCTAGTCCTAGAATAAGCTATTTAAATCCCAAATTTTCGCTTAGCAAGATAGGCTCAATAGGTAAAGCACTAGATAAAATAAACATGTATCTAATAGATGAAAATAACAACAAGATAAACACGAGCAATACTGAAGGTGAGCTATGTATAGAGGCAAAAAGTGTAGCATTAGGTTATGCAAGTAGTTATGAAGATTTACAAAAAGGCGATGTCTTTAATGGTGTGCTAAAAACAGGAGATATTGCAAAATATGATGAAGATGGATTCTTCTTTGTGGTTGGTAGAAAAAGCAGATTTTTAAAAGTTTTTGGTAATAGAGTTAGCCTAGATTCAATAGAAGATATTTTAAGAAGTAATTTTTGTGGTGAATTTTTAGCACATGGAAGAGATGATCTAATAACAATTCTAAGCACAAATAAAGATATACAAAGCATAAAGAATCTGCTAAGCAATGAAACTAAACTTAATAAAAGTGCATTTAAAGTTCAATACATACAAGAAATACCAAAAAATCAAAATGGAAAACCAATACTAAAGATAGAACAATGA
- a CDS encoding LuxE/PaaK family acyltransferase: MIEEILKLDPFLPNKDKESFREYICALTQYHYKNCKEYKAILDALQYSFDNNYLNTPFLPIRLFKELSLKSTQNETKTLTSSGTSGKASQIFLDKENAKNQQNALIKTISNALHIKRSPMLIIDCKSTTSNKEKFNARAAGIFGFSIFGNDILYALDENNKPKLDEILCFLDKHKDKHILVFGFTFIIYLHFYKELKNANINLENSTLIHGGGWKKLESLNIQKDSFKEMLKERFSITKVIDYYGMAESAGSIFIECPCGYFHTSTYNDIIIRDENFNISPYNKEGFMQIISILPKSYPGHSILSEDMGIIYGEDDCPCGRYGKYFKLTRRMENSEIRGCSDTYELKNTKQ; encoded by the coding sequence ATGATAGAAGAAATACTAAAATTAGATCCATTTTTGCCAAACAAGGATAAAGAATCCTTTAGAGAATATATTTGTGCCCTAACACAATACCACTACAAAAACTGCAAAGAATACAAAGCAATACTAGATGCATTGCAATATAGCTTTGATAATAACTATTTAAACACGCCATTTTTGCCAATAAGGCTATTTAAAGAACTATCTTTAAAATCAACACAAAATGAGACTAAAACACTAACAAGCTCCGGCACAAGTGGCAAGGCTTCACAAATATTCCTAGATAAAGAAAATGCAAAAAATCAACAAAATGCTCTAATAAAAACAATCTCCAATGCACTCCATATTAAACGCTCTCCTATGCTAATAATAGACTGCAAAAGCACAACTAGCAATAAAGAGAAATTTAACGCAAGGGCTGCTGGGATTTTTGGGTTTTCTATTTTTGGTAATGATATTTTATATGCACTAGATGAGAATAATAAGCCAAAACTTGATGAAATTTTATGCTTTTTAGATAAGCACAAAGATAAGCATATTCTAGTTTTTGGATTCACCTTTATCATATATTTACATTTCTATAAAGAACTAAAAAATGCAAATATAAATTTAGAAAATAGCACACTAATACATGGTGGTGGCTGGAAAAAACTAGAATCACTAAATATACAAAAAGATTCATTTAAAGAAATGCTAAAAGAAAGATTTAGCATTACAAAAGTTATTGATTATTATGGTATGGCAGAGAGTGCTGGGAGTATATTTATAGAATGTCCTTGTGGATACTTTCATACAAGCACATATAATGACATAATAATAAGAGATGAAAATTTTAACATTTCCCCATACAATAAAGAAGGATTCATGCAAATAATTTCAATACTCCCAAAATCATATCCAGGGCATTCTATCTTAAGCGAAGATATGGGAATTATATATGGTGAAGATGATTGTCCATGTGGCAGATATGGAAAATATTTTAAACTAACAAGAAGAATGGAAAATTCTGAAATTAGGGGTTGTAGTGATACATACGAACTTAAAAATACTAAGCAATAA
- the cmoA gene encoding carboxy-S-adenosyl-L-methionine synthase CmoA, with product MDKVFSVEKDRQFEFDESVADVFDDMLSRSVPFYKEVLELSSSFALSFVKEGDRILDLGTSTASMLVEIARKSKYKLDLVGIDNSPYMIKHAKNKLLAYGINATLIEGDVLEYDFGSCNCIISNYTLQFIRPPQRLSLVKKISNSIKEGGVFICSEKTICEDKGLDYKFINYYLDYKKSHGYSEFEINKKREALENVLVPYSEEENKKMFLESGFRDVQILFKWVNFATFIAIK from the coding sequence ATGGATAAAGTCTTTAGCGTAGAGAAAGATAGGCAGTTTGAATTTGATGAGAGTGTAGCTGATGTATTTGATGATATGTTATCTAGGTCTGTGCCATTTTATAAGGAAGTCTTAGAGTTATCATCATCATTTGCATTATCTTTTGTTAAAGAGGGAGATAGAATCTTGGATTTAGGAACTTCTACTGCTTCAATGCTAGTAGAAATTGCTAGAAAGTCCAAATATAAACTAGACTTAGTTGGTATTGATAATTCTCCTTATATGATAAAACACGCTAAAAATAAGCTTCTAGCTTATGGAATTAATGCTACTTTAATAGAAGGTGATGTGTTGGAGTATGATTTTGGGAGTTGTAATTGCATTATTTCTAACTATACTTTGCAGTTTATTCGTCCGCCACAGAGACTATCTTTGGTAAAGAAGATTTCTAACTCCATAAAAGAAGGAGGAGTTTTTATTTGTTCTGAAAAGACCATATGCGAGGATAAGGGACTTGATTATAAGTTTATAAATTATTATTTAGACTATAAGAAAAGTCATGGATATAGTGAGTTTGAGATAAACAAAAAAAGAGAAGCATTGGAAAATGTGCTTGTGCCATATAGCGAAGAAGAAAACAAAAAAATGTTCTTAGAATCTGGTTTTAGAGATGTTCAAATTTTGTTTAAATGGGTTAATTTTGCTACATTTATAGCTATAAAATAG
- a CDS encoding thiamine pyrophosphate-binding protein has product MRVCDYIIDRIKHLSNCLFLVNGRGALFLTDSIAKSGINYICTHNEQGAAFAAMGVSIASDNIGICLISSGCASTNAITPVLCAYQDEIPLIIISGQNTLKETTTHTNKDIRTYGQQETNIINIVKPITKYAKMLENKDDIAYIIDEALYIMLENRAGPVWLDIPLDLQNARIEVENLKRYTPKKHEKENIDIKIIKNHLKDSKKPLICLGHEIRKYKQSIQQLINNLQIPIIFEKSVSDIYPTSNKLSIGSIGTIGATRAANIALSKCDLLLCIGTRLDSTTTGELANFAPNAKKILINTDFKTPQEIEAIKMQCDMQEALQNLNNLKLEKTWEAWSEKLQNIKIELKKYNPTHTEIDIYKLCDILNKIMPKEANFVCDSGFIELIAPSNINFKDNQILIEPFSQGCMGFALPASIGAYLANSNKTIALIGDGSFMFNIQELQSIVFNKIKVCILIANNRGYGIIKKRQKDLFKTRTIGNDINDGISFPNFKKIADTFQIPYFKIEDKEQLNKLENILKQDLCICEILTTNEQEYIHNSFYIKNGKAIKSTLENQAPFLEESKLQEILQSLGE; this is encoded by the coding sequence TTGAGAGTTTGTGATTATATAATCGATAGAATAAAGCATCTAAGCAATTGTTTATTTTTAGTAAATGGCAGAGGTGCATTATTCTTAACTGATAGCATAGCAAAAAGTGGAATTAACTACATATGCACACATAATGAACAAGGAGCAGCATTTGCTGCTATGGGAGTAAGTATCGCAAGTGATAATATAGGAATCTGTCTTATATCTAGTGGCTGTGCTAGCACAAATGCAATCACACCTGTACTATGTGCATATCAAGATGAAATCCCACTTATAATAATCTCTGGTCAAAACACCCTAAAAGAAACAACAACCCATACAAATAAAGACATAAGAACATATGGACAACAAGAAACAAATATAATAAATATAGTAAAGCCAATAACAAAATACGCCAAAATGCTAGAAAATAAAGATGATATAGCATATATAATCGATGAAGCCTTGTATATAATGCTAGAAAATAGAGCTGGTCCTGTGTGGCTTGATATACCCCTAGATTTGCAAAATGCAAGAATAGAAGTAGAGAATCTAAAAAGATACACACCAAAGAAGCATGAAAAAGAAAACATAGACATAAAAATAATTAAAAATCATCTAAAAGATTCCAAAAAACCTCTAATATGTCTAGGACACGAAATAAGAAAATATAAACAAAGCATACAACAACTAATTAACAATCTACAAATACCAATAATATTTGAAAAATCAGTAAGCGATATTTATCCAACTAGCAACAAACTAAGCATAGGTAGCATAGGTACAATAGGAGCAACTAGGGCTGCAAATATCGCACTAAGCAAATGTGATTTACTCCTGTGTATAGGAACAAGGCTTGATAGCACAACAACTGGTGAATTAGCTAACTTTGCACCAAATGCAAAAAAGATACTCATAAATACAGACTTTAAAACACCACAAGAAATAGAAGCAATCAAAATGCAATGCGATATGCAAGAAGCCTTGCAAAATCTAAACAACCTAAAATTAGAAAAAACTTGGGAAGCATGGAGTGAAAAGTTACAAAACATAAAAATAGAGCTCAAAAAATACAATCCAACACATACAGAAATAGATATATATAAACTATGTGACATTTTAAATAAGATAATGCCAAAGGAGGCAAATTTCGTATGCGATTCTGGGTTTATAGAATTAATTGCACCAAGCAATATTAACTTCAAGGATAATCAGATTCTAATAGAGCCTTTCTCACAAGGTTGCATGGGATTTGCACTACCTGCTAGTATTGGTGCATATCTAGCAAATAGCAACAAAACAATAGCACTAATAGGTGATGGATCTTTTATGTTTAATATCCAAGAATTACAAAGCATAGTATTTAATAAAATAAAAGTATGTATCTTAATAGCAAATAATAGAGGATATGGGATAATAAAAAAAAGACAAAAAGACTTGTTTAAAACTAGAACCATAGGAAATGATATAAATGATGGAATCTCTTTTCCAAATTTTAAAAAAATAGCAGATACATTCCAAATTCCATACTTCAAAATAGAAGATAAAGAACAATTAAATAAATTAGAGAACATATTAAAACAAGATCTGTGTATATGCGAAATACTAACAACAAACGAACAAGAATATATACATAATTCTTTTTATATCAAAAATGGTAAAGCAATAAAAAGCACACTTGAAAATCAAGCACCATTCTTAGAAGAATCAAAACTGCAAGAAATACTACAAAGCTTAGGAGAATAG
- the dapE gene encoding succinyl-diaminopimelate desuccinylase, whose product MVEIEILKKLISFKSVTPNESGSYEYILGLLSGFKALEFDKNGVKNLFLYKQYGECKDSLHICFAGHVDVVPAGDSWDSDPFTPIIKDGYIYGRGTQDMKSGIAAFLSAIMEIESFNGIISILLTSDEEGEAIYGTKYALEELEKMNLLPNFAIVAEPTSVESVCDMIKIGRRGSINGILTLEGKQGHVAYPSKCINPTEILAVLLPKIAGYNLDNGDDNFEPSKIVITDIRGGMEAVNVTPQNIKIMFNIRNSTNTTLKDVEEYFYNLLKDTKHTLTLKQSSKPFLSKKDSLVVSLLVKSIQNVLNINPALSTSGGTSDARYFAEYGISVVECGVCNDRIHAVNERVKISELESLRRVFSEFINLAKGIN is encoded by the coding sequence ATTGTGGAAATTGAAATACTAAAAAAGTTAATTTCTTTTAAGAGTGTTACTCCAAATGAAAGTGGAAGCTATGAGTATATTTTGGGGTTACTTAGTGGCTTTAAGGCTTTAGAGTTTGATAAAAATGGTGTTAAGAATCTATTTTTATATAAACAATATGGAGAGTGTAAAGATTCTTTGCATATTTGTTTTGCTGGGCATGTAGATGTAGTTCCTGCTGGAGATTCTTGGGATAGCGATCCATTTACTCCAATCATAAAAGATGGATATATTTATGGCAGAGGCACTCAAGATATGAAAAGTGGAATTGCAGCTTTTTTATCTGCTATTATGGAGATAGAAAGCTTCAATGGAATAATATCAATTCTCCTAACTAGCGATGAAGAAGGAGAAGCAATATATGGTACAAAATACGCATTAGAAGAGTTAGAAAAAATGAATCTTTTGCCTAATTTTGCTATTGTAGCAGAGCCAACTAGTGTAGAATCTGTGTGTGATATGATAAAAATAGGCAGAAGAGGCTCTATAAATGGAATCTTAACATTAGAGGGAAAACAAGGACATGTAGCATATCCAAGCAAATGTATAAATCCAACAGAGATTCTAGCTGTATTGTTGCCAAAGATAGCTGGATATAATCTTGATAATGGAGATGATAATTTTGAGCCTAGCAAGATTGTAATAACAGATATTCGTGGTGGTATGGAAGCTGTAAATGTAACTCCACAGAATATAAAAATAATGTTTAACATAAGGAATTCCACAAACACTACACTAAAAGATGTAGAAGAGTATTTTTATAATTTATTAAAAGATACTAAGCATACTCTAACTCTAAAGCAAAGCTCAAAGCCATTTTTAAGTAAAAAAGATAGTCTTGTGGTAAGTTTGCTGGTAAAGTCAATACAAAATGTCTTAAATATTAATCCAGCTCTTAGCACAAGTGGTGGTACTTCTGATGCGAGATATTTTGCCGAATATGGTATAAGTGTAGTGGAGTGTGGGGTGTGTAATGACAGAATTCATGCGGTAAATGAAAGAGTAAAAATATCTGAATTAGAATCTTTAAGACGAGTTTTTAGTGAGTTTATAAATTTGGCAAAAGGGATTAATTAA
- a CDS encoding bifunctional riboflavin kinase/FAD synthetase → MKSFLSLQDDIKLASSITSVALGKFDGMHIAHNALFSCLDKSGIILSIEQDSGSLLPKKYRDFYAPNDIYNLPLDVVREKSDIEFVEFLMDILPNLEKIVVGYDFRFGKDRYYYTFDLQKCFIGEVVIVDEVFYKKLSVHSGLIKELLINGNLKQANKLLGRYYEIRGNIIKGQGIGKRELYATINIENDGFLILQEGVYAGFIQLGEQSLISPFYPAVIFVGNRLSTDKSFAIEGHLLGCELEVKDKVAGFYFAKKIRENKYFDNLADLKAQITSDINKASKILKLETCEVENG, encoded by the coding sequence ATGAAGAGTTTTTTATCGCTACAAGACGATATAAAGTTAGCTAGTAGTATCACAAGCGTAGCATTGGGTAAATTTGATGGTATGCATATTGCACACAATGCTTTATTCTCATGTTTAGATAAAAGTGGAATCATACTTAGCATAGAGCAAGATAGTGGAAGTTTGTTGCCTAAGAAATATAGGGATTTTTATGCACCAAATGATATTTATAATCTGCCACTAGATGTAGTTAGAGAAAAAAGTGATATTGAGTTTGTTGAATTTTTAATGGATATATTGCCAAATTTAGAAAAAATAGTTGTTGGTTATGACTTTAGATTCGGAAAGGATAGATATTATTATACTTTTGATTTACAAAAGTGCTTTATAGGTGAGGTTGTAATTGTAGATGAGGTATTTTATAAAAAGTTATCAGTTCATAGTGGTCTTATAAAAGAGTTATTAATAAATGGAAATTTAAAACAAGCAAACAAATTACTTGGTAGATATTATGAAATTAGGGGAAATATAATAAAAGGGCAGGGTATTGGTAAAAGAGAGCTATATGCAACAATAAATATAGAAAATGATGGATTTTTGATTTTGCAAGAAGGTGTATATGCAGGATTCATACAACTTGGAGAACAAAGTCTTATATCACCATTTTATCCTGCTGTTATTTTTGTTGGTAATAGACTTAGCACTGATAAGAGTTTCGCAATAGAGGGGCATTTGCTTGGTTGTGAGCTGGAGGTAAAAGATAAAGTAGCTGGATTTTATTTTGCTAAAAAAATACGGGAGAATAAGTATTTTGATAATTTAGCAGATTTAAAAGCACAAATAACAAGTGATATAAATAAAGCAAGTAAGATTCTAAAGCTAGAAACTTGTGAGGTAGAAAATGGATAA
- a CDS encoding acyl-CoA reductase, translated as MIHTNLKILSNNSLKSAESYKIKNIFCDEILDFLDSLSKSLMKHKEYSDLVSLGFWCRRANMLKESRNYDKSRRGRGIVLHLAPQNIPLNFAYSLISGLISGNANIVRIPFREYIQVNIFVNEVNTLLQQYKNLKDSIVFVRFQSKDEIFEELSKMADIRMIWGGDESINKIRQIKINPLAYDLVFGDRYSLALINSDSFLDSNNKQMIINNFYNDTYLFDQNACTSPKIIIWLGSIYKNNKAKELFYSMLLEKIQEYKIADSKIMDKYLHFCKGAISLNIKAEIFTPKLIVIQTNTDNIESLAYNSGFFIDRTIHTLQELSTILQKKAQSLIYYGLNKEQIQAIINLDKKGLDRIVPFGKSLEFSFHWDGYDLITSLSKKIEVI; from the coding sequence GTGATACATACGAACTTAAAAATACTAAGCAATAATTCATTAAAAAGTGCAGAATCCTACAAGATAAAAAATATTTTCTGTGATGAGATATTAGACTTTTTAGATTCATTAAGTAAAAGTTTGATGAAGCATAAAGAATATAGCGATTTAGTGTCTTTAGGTTTTTGGTGCAGAAGAGCAAATATGCTAAAAGAAAGTAGAAATTATGATAAATCTAGGCGTGGTAGAGGGATAGTGCTACACCTAGCCCCACAAAATATACCACTAAACTTCGCATACTCTCTAATTAGTGGGTTAATTAGCGGTAATGCAAATATAGTTAGGATTCCTTTTAGGGAATATATACAAGTTAATATTTTTGTAAATGAAGTAAATACACTTTTACAACAATATAAAAACCTAAAAGATTCAATTGTATTTGTAAGATTCCAAAGTAAAGATGAAATCTTTGAAGAACTAAGCAAAATGGCTGATATACGAATGATATGGGGTGGAGATGAGAGTATTAACAAAATAAGGCAAATAAAAATAAATCCACTAGCTTATGATCTAGTCTTTGGCGATAGATACTCACTTGCACTTATAAATTCAGATAGTTTTTTAGATTCTAATAATAAACAAATGATAATAAATAATTTTTACAATGATACTTACTTATTTGACCAAAACGCCTGCACTTCGCCAAAGATTATTATATGGCTTGGCTCTATTTATAAAAATAATAAAGCAAAGGAACTATTCTACTCAATGCTTTTAGAAAAAATACAAGAATATAAAATAGCAGATTCAAAAATAATGGATAAATACTTACACTTCTGTAAAGGAGCAATTTCACTCAATATAAAAGCAGAAATATTCACACCAAAACTAATAGTTATACAAACTAACACAGACAATATAGAATCTCTTGCATACAACAGCGGATTCTTTATTGATAGAACAATACATACTTTACAAGAGTTATCAACCATATTACAGAAAAAAGCTCAAAGCTTAATTTACTATGGACTAAATAAAGAACAAATACAAGCAATAATAAACTTAGATAAAAAAGGTTTAGATAGAATAGTGCCATTTGGCAAAAGTTTAGAGTTTTCATTTCATTGGGACGGATATGATTTAATAACTTCTCTATCTAAAAAGATAGAAGTCATATAG